In Malus sylvestris chromosome 16, drMalSylv7.2, whole genome shotgun sequence, the following are encoded in one genomic region:
- the LOC126606408 gene encoding uncharacterized protein LOC126606408 isoform X1, which produces MGTKIEYMINILGSSQNSSSLTVHRVDDWDYFQKTGLKEKYQKARVEDALWNLTDKMLDKHSMDIIKKTMQMHEDTFKYQIRELHRLYSVQKMLMEELKKEIKQNRLWGPITSSADHINQSQLINWQHSITQTSSGYNFHLQRLRDDPNSRERSGSCSGDIQRVSRGFDLEWPAGEDISTRFSTIDQLQAGPSSHMSLKSESISAASCDEDSEVELSLSIGSNKNGKRSKPYQPQLGCSELIEKAKELDTPASFKSDRGEDCSYPTTLMSSSSATCDQERKRPHWLFHGLKLK; this is translated from the exons ATGGgaacaaaaattgaatatatgATCAATATATTAGGAAGCTCACAAAATAGCAGCAGCTTAACGGTGCATCGGGTGGATGACTGGGACTATTTTCAGAAAACTGGGCTGAAGGAGAAGTATCAAAAGGCTAGAGTTGAGGACGCACTTTGGAACTTGACGGACAAGATGCTTGACAAGCACAGCATGGATATCATCAAGAAGACAATGCAGATGCATGAAGATACCTTTAAATACCAG ATTCGAGAGCTACACCGTCTGTACAGTGTACAAAAGATGCTAATGGAAGAACTGAAGAAAGAGATTAAACAAAATAGACTTTGGGGTCCAATAACTAGTAGTGCAGATCACATTAACCAATCCCAGTTGATTAACTGGCAGCACTCGATAACTCAAACTTCTTCTGGATATAATTTCCACCTTCAGAGATTGAGGGATGATCCAAACTCTAGAGAGCGTAGTGGAAGTTGCTCAGGAGACATTCAGAGAGTGTCAAGGGGATTTGACCTTGAATGGCCTGCCGGGGAAGACATCTCAACAAGATTCAGTACAATTGACCAATTACAAGCAGGACCAAGCTCTCACATGTCCCTCAAAAGTGAAAGTATAAGTGCAGCTAGTtgtgatgaagatagtgaagtGGAGCTTTCATTAAGCATCGGAAGTAACAAGAACGGGAAGAGATCAAAACCTTACCAGCCTCAGTTAGGATGTTCGGAACTGATCGAGAAAGCAAAAGAACTCGATACGCCGGCCTCATTCAAATCAGATAGAGGAGAAGATTGCAGTTATCCCACAACTCTCATGAGCAGCTCTAGTGCAACATGTGACCAAGAAAGAAAGCGGCCACATTGGCTCTTCCATGGTTTAAAGCTCAAATAG
- the LOC126606408 gene encoding uncharacterized protein LOC126606408 isoform X2 — MLDKHSMDIIKKTMQMHEDTFKYQIRELHRLYSVQKMLMEELKKEIKQNRLWGPITSSADHINQSQLINWQHSITQTSSGYNFHLQRLRDDPNSRERSGSCSGDIQRVSRGFDLEWPAGEDISTRFSTIDQLQAGPSSHMSLKSESISAASCDEDSEVELSLSIGSNKNGKRSKPYQPQLGCSELIEKAKELDTPASFKSDRGEDCSYPTTLMSSSSATCDQERKRPHWLFHGLKLK, encoded by the exons ATGCTTGACAAGCACAGCATGGATATCATCAAGAAGACAATGCAGATGCATGAAGATACCTTTAAATACCAG ATTCGAGAGCTACACCGTCTGTACAGTGTACAAAAGATGCTAATGGAAGAACTGAAGAAAGAGATTAAACAAAATAGACTTTGGGGTCCAATAACTAGTAGTGCAGATCACATTAACCAATCCCAGTTGATTAACTGGCAGCACTCGATAACTCAAACTTCTTCTGGATATAATTTCCACCTTCAGAGATTGAGGGATGATCCAAACTCTAGAGAGCGTAGTGGAAGTTGCTCAGGAGACATTCAGAGAGTGTCAAGGGGATTTGACCTTGAATGGCCTGCCGGGGAAGACATCTCAACAAGATTCAGTACAATTGACCAATTACAAGCAGGACCAAGCTCTCACATGTCCCTCAAAAGTGAAAGTATAAGTGCAGCTAGTtgtgatgaagatagtgaagtGGAGCTTTCATTAAGCATCGGAAGTAACAAGAACGGGAAGAGATCAAAACCTTACCAGCCTCAGTTAGGATGTTCGGAACTGATCGAGAAAGCAAAAGAACTCGATACGCCGGCCTCATTCAAATCAGATAGAGGAGAAGATTGCAGTTATCCCACAACTCTCATGAGCAGCTCTAGTGCAACATGTGACCAAGAAAGAAAGCGGCCACATTGGCTCTTCCATGGTTTAAAGCTCAAATAG
- the LOC126608062 gene encoding putative glucose-6-phosphate 1-epimerase isoform X2, with product MKREMTRDGSFPCDAQFSQGPTKNGEGMGLGTAIFFLPNQAIFKPPKAIRGGIPLCFPQFSNLGSLDAHGFARNRVWSIDTDPSPFPTNSPNKVSVDLILKPTEEDMKTWPHSYEFRLRVALGPGGDLTLISRIRNTNTDGKPFTFTFAYHTYFSVSDISEVRVEGLETLDYLDNMQNRKRCTEQGDAITFESEVDKIYLSTPTKIAILDHEKKRTFVIRKDGLPDAVVWNPWDKKAKALTDFGDDEYKHMLCVEAAAIEKPITLKPGEEWRGRQELSAVPSSYCSGQLDPRKVLQGI from the exons ATGAAACGTGAGATGACTAGGGATGGCAGTTTTCCCTGTGACGCTCAGTTCTCTCAGGGACCCACAAAGAATGGGGAAGGCATGGGGTTGGGGACAGCAATCTTTTTTCTTCCAAATCAG GCTATATTTAAGCCCCCAAAAGCAATTCGTGGGGGAATCCCATTATGCTTTCCGCAA TTTTCCAATCTTGGTTCTCTTGATGCACATGGATTTGCTAGAAACAGAGTTTGGAGCATCGACACCGATCCATCTCCTTTCCCAACAAATAGCCCCAATAAAGTTTCTGTTGACTTGATCCTTAAGCCTACTGAGGAAGATATGAAGACCTGGCCTCACAG TTATGAGTTCCGACTGCGGGTAGCTTTGGGACCTGGAGGAGATCTGACGTTGATATCTCGCATCAGGAATACTAACACCGATGGGAAGCCATTCACATTCACATTTGCATATCACACTTACTTCTCTGTTTCAGATATCAG CGAAGTTCGTGTAGAAGGATTGGAAACATTGGATTATCTTGACAACATGCAGAACAGGAAACGTTGCACTGAACAAGGCGATGCTATAACATTTGAGTCAGAG GTGGACAAGATATATCTCAGCACTCCTACAAAGATTGCCATTCTGGATCATGAGAAGAAGAGAACATTTGTAATACGCAAAGATGGTCTTCCAGATGCCG TTGTATGGAATCCCTGGGATAAGAAGGCGAAGGCTTTGACTGATTTTGGAGATGATGAATACAAGCATATGCTGTGTGTGGAGGCCGCTGCTATTGAGAAACCAATAACATTGAAACCTGGAGAGGAGTGGAGAGGAAGGCAGGAGCTTTCAGCTGTTCCTTCCAGTTACTGCAGCGGACAACTAGATCCTCGAAAGGTTCTCCAGGGAATCTGA
- the LOC126606402 gene encoding BURP domain protein RD22-like: MGFCLPHIFAFLTLTLEACHAALPPQLYWNSVLPNSKMPKAISELLQPADFTEDKSTSIVVGKGGVNVDAGKGKLESTYVDVGKGIGVHVEVEKGKPGGGTTVNVEGKGGARVNTGKRTNVGVGKGGVSVNIGHKGKPVYVGVKLGPDLFNY; encoded by the coding sequence ATGGGGTTCTGTCTCCCTCACATCTTTGCTTTTCTAACTCTCACACTGGAGGCATGCCATGCTGCTCTACCACCTCAACTTTACTGGAACTCTGTCTTGCCAAACTCAAAAATGCCAAAAGCTATCAGTGAACTTCTCCAGCCTGCAGATTTCACAGAGGATAAGAGCACCTCTATTGTAGTAGGAAAGGGTGGTGTCAACGTTGATGCAGGAAAAGGAAAGCTCGAAAGCACCTATGTCGATGTTGGGAAGGGTATTGGAGTACATGTGGAAGTCGAAAAAGGAAAGCCAGGCGGTGGCACTACCGTGAATGTAGAAGGCAAAGGCGGTGCTAGGGTGAACACCGGGAAGAGAACCAACGTTGGTGTTGGCAAAGGAGGAGTGTCCGTAAACATAGGGCACAAGGGAAAGCCCGTGTATGTTGGAGTAAAACTAGGACCAGACCTTTTTAACTACTAG